A window from Vulcanimicrobium alpinum encodes these proteins:
- the map gene encoding type I methionyl aminopeptidase, which yields MISIKSAREIEIMRRSGKITSKTLTRLMHAAKPGVTTAELDRIADESIRSMGGVPTFIGYQGYPSAICTSVNDEVVHGMPGDRVLHEGDLLSIDIGTTFEGYVSDSAVTVAIGEVGESAKRLMRITQECLMLGIAQMQAGNHLGDIGWAVQQHAEAHGYGVVRKLVGHGIGRKMHEDPQVPNYGKPGSGPLLRKGLCLAVEPMITEGTFEVETLDDGWTVVTEDGKLAAHFEHTIAITDEGPKILTLRDYAEHPDVVRFRPAEEVAA from the coding sequence GTGATCAGCATCAAATCGGCCCGTGAGATCGAGATCATGCGGCGCAGCGGGAAGATCACGTCCAAGACGCTCACCCGCCTCATGCACGCCGCGAAACCCGGCGTCACGACGGCCGAACTCGACCGCATCGCCGATGAGTCGATCCGCTCGATGGGCGGGGTGCCGACGTTCATCGGCTATCAGGGCTACCCGTCGGCGATCTGCACCTCCGTCAACGACGAAGTCGTCCACGGCATGCCGGGCGACCGCGTCCTGCACGAAGGCGATCTGCTCTCGATCGACATCGGGACGACCTTCGAGGGCTACGTCTCCGACTCGGCCGTCACGGTCGCGATCGGCGAGGTCGGCGAGTCCGCGAAGCGGCTGATGCGGATCACGCAAGAGTGCCTGATGCTGGGGATCGCCCAGATGCAGGCCGGCAACCACCTCGGCGACATCGGTTGGGCGGTGCAGCAGCATGCCGAAGCCCACGGGTACGGGGTCGTGCGCAAGCTGGTCGGCCACGGGATCGGCCGCAAGATGCACGAGGATCCGCAGGTCCCCAACTACGGCAAACCCGGCAGCGGGCCGCTGCTGCGCAAGGGGCTCTGCCTGGCCGTCGAGCCGATGATCACCGAGGGCACCTTCGAAGTTGAAACCCTCGACGACGGCTGGACGGTCGTCACCGAGGATGGTAAACTAGCGGCGCACTTCGAGCACACGATCGCGATCACGGACGAAGGTCCGAAGATCCTGACGTTGCGGGACTACGCCGAACACCCCGATGTCGTTCGGTTCCGTCCGGCGGAAGAGGTCGCGGCCTGA
- the rpmJ gene encoding 50S ribosomal protein L36, whose protein sequence is MKVRPSVKRICDGCKIIRREGKVRVICSVNPKHKQVQG, encoded by the coding sequence ATGAAAGTTCGGCCGTCCGTCAAACGCATTTGCGACGGCTGCAAGATCATCCGCCGCGAAGGTAAAGTGCGCGTGATCTGCAGCGTCAACCCCAAGCACAAGCAGGTTCAAGGATAA
- a CDS encoding NAD-dependent epimerase/dehydratase family protein: MRVLITGGRGFIGAWTARVLLQGGHDVRTFDVQDDATLFERIVGDHSAGRRVVHVHGDITDAAQVDAAVNGCDAVVHLAAVLIPTARRDPLLGARINVMGTLHVFEAAKRTGVRGIAYASSAAVFGPDDGLHPEPHTHYGAYKLCNEGCARAYWEDAGIRSVGLRPATVYGPGREIGVTADPTLAMRAAAEGQAYAIRFTGATGMDYVEDVARIFARAATATPDGAHVFSLQGQLATMDEVLAAIRAVIPGAEVRAEGAPLMFAAAVDEAPLHALFPGVQRTPLADGTRATIDFYRVAVSR; the protein is encoded by the coding sequence ATGCGCGTTCTCATCACCGGCGGCCGCGGCTTCATCGGCGCGTGGACCGCGCGCGTCCTGCTCCAGGGCGGTCACGACGTGCGCACGTTCGACGTTCAGGACGACGCTACGCTCTTCGAGCGGATCGTCGGGGATCATAGCGCGGGACGCCGCGTCGTGCACGTGCACGGCGACATCACCGACGCCGCGCAGGTCGATGCGGCGGTGAACGGCTGCGATGCGGTGGTGCATCTGGCCGCGGTGCTGATCCCGACGGCGCGCCGCGATCCGCTGCTCGGCGCGCGGATCAACGTCATGGGGACGCTGCACGTCTTCGAGGCCGCGAAACGCACCGGCGTGCGCGGGATCGCGTACGCGTCGAGCGCGGCGGTATTCGGACCGGACGACGGCCTTCATCCCGAACCGCACACGCACTACGGCGCGTACAAGCTCTGCAACGAAGGCTGCGCGCGCGCGTACTGGGAGGACGCCGGGATCCGCAGCGTCGGCTTGCGCCCCGCGACGGTGTACGGGCCCGGTCGCGAGATCGGCGTCACGGCCGATCCGACGCTCGCGATGCGGGCGGCTGCCGAGGGGCAAGCGTATGCGATCCGCTTCACCGGCGCGACGGGGATGGATTACGTCGAGGACGTCGCGCGCATCTTCGCGCGCGCCGCAACCGCGACGCCCGACGGCGCGCACGTGTTCAGCCTGCAAGGCCAACTCGCGACGATGGACGAGGTGCTCGCCGCGATCCGCGCCGTCATCCCCGGTGCCGAGGTGCGCGCCGAAGGCGCGCCGCTCATGTTCGCCGCCGCAGTCGACGAAGCACCGCTCCACGCGCTGTTCCCCGGCGTCCAGCGCACCCCGCTCGCCGACGGCACTCGCGCCACGATCGATTTCTACCGCGTCGCGGTGTCACGCTGA
- a CDS encoding adenylate kinase, which yields MNLILLGPPGAGKGTQAKILEERYGYRQISTGDLLRKHVREGTPLGQEAKPIMERGELVPDDLIIRMIEPEAEGGGKLIFDGFPRTVAQAQALDEMLRRKHKSSVAILFDVDIDVLTDRLTGRWTHPASGRTYHERYAPPKVAGIDDLTGEALIQRPDDKAETIKKRLDEYVEKTAPLIGYYDDPSDPRLMRVNALAPIGQVTAQLTALIEGDGFASVTAP from the coding sequence GTGAACTTGATTCTGCTCGGGCCTCCGGGTGCGGGGAAGGGGACGCAGGCGAAGATCCTGGAGGAGCGTTACGGCTACCGCCAGATCTCGACCGGCGATCTTCTGCGCAAGCACGTCCGCGAGGGGACGCCGCTCGGGCAGGAAGCGAAACCGATCATGGAGCGGGGCGAGCTCGTCCCCGACGACCTGATCATCCGCATGATCGAGCCCGAAGCCGAAGGCGGCGGGAAGCTGATCTTCGACGGTTTTCCGCGCACGGTCGCGCAGGCGCAGGCGCTCGATGAGATGCTGCGCCGCAAGCACAAGTCGTCGGTTGCGATCCTCTTCGACGTCGACATCGACGTGCTCACCGACCGGCTCACCGGCCGCTGGACGCATCCCGCGTCGGGTCGCACGTATCACGAACGCTACGCACCGCCGAAGGTCGCCGGAATCGACGATCTCACGGGCGAGGCGCTGATCCAGCGTCCCGACGACAAGGCCGAGACGATCAAGAAACGCCTCGACGAATACGTCGAGAAGACCGCGCCGCTCATCGGCTACTACGACGATCCGAGCGATCCGCGCCTCATGCGCGTGAACGCGCTCGCGCCGATCGGCCAGGTGACGGCGCAGTTGACGGCGCTGATCGAAGGCGACGGCTTTGCTTCGGTGACGGCGCCGTGA
- the rpsM gene encoding 30S ribosomal protein S13, whose product MARIAGIDLPRDKRIEIGLTAIFGIGLPTAKLLLQQTGVSPDVRVKDLTSDDEQRLREAIETMKVEGDLRREIASNIKRLTDIGCYRGLRHRRGLPVRGQRTKTNARTRKGPKRTVAGKKKTTKK is encoded by the coding sequence ATGGCTCGTATCGCAGGCATCGATCTTCCGCGCGACAAGCGCATCGAGATCGGACTCACCGCCATCTTCGGCATCGGTCTGCCGACCGCGAAGCTGCTCCTCCAGCAGACGGGGGTCAGCCCCGACGTGCGCGTCAAGGATCTGACGAGCGACGACGAGCAGCGCCTGCGCGAGGCGATCGAGACGATGAAGGTCGAGGGCGACCTGCGCCGCGAGATCGCGTCGAACATCAAGCGCCTCACCGACATCGGCTGCTATCGCGGCTTGCGCCACCGTCGCGGCCTTCCGGTCCGCGGTCAGCGCACGAAGACCAACGCGCGCACGCGCAAAGGTCCCAAACGCACCGTCGCCGGCAAGAAGAAAACCACCAAGAAGTAA